The genomic segment CCATTGGAGCTCCTACAAATGTAAACTCATGTTTACCAAATGATATTTTATCTCCCTCTTTTACCACTATCATATTTTCTTCTTTAATATTTGCACCAAATTGTTTTATAAATACAAAAGCTTGTTTTGAAGCTATCACTTTTATATTAGGATATAAAGTAACAACTTCTCCTATCATAGCTCCATGGTCTGGCTCTACATGATGAACTATTAAATAATCTAAAGCTCTTCCATTTAAAACTACTTTTATTTTTTCTAAAAATTCTTTTCCTTTTGATGAATCAACTGTATCTAACAAAACAGTTTTCTCATCTAACAATAAATAAGAATTGTATGAAACTCCTTTTTGGATAGGATGAATATTTTCAAATAATTCTAAACGAATATCATCACTACCTAAATAATAAAGCTCTTCTGAAATTTTTCTTATATTATACATCTTTCCTCCTATTATTTTGTTAATATCCCTATTTATCTATTTCAATAGCATTTTCTACCTCTTGTCCAAGAGATATTTTCATTGCTACTATTGCTACTTCTAATTGTTCAACACTTGGTTCTTTTGTTGTTATTTTTTGTAATGCCATACCTGGCATTGCTAACATTCTTATAAAAAAATTATCTAAATGTTTGCTAGAAAATCTTTGAAATTCATAAGATAATCCAGCTATTAAAGGCATTAGTAATATTCTTAAAAATACTCTTAATAATATTTTCATATATAATGTTTCTGGTGTTGGCAATATATAATCGATTGAACTAAATACAATAATTGCTATTAACATAACAGTTAATAAAAAACTTGTTCCACATCTTGGATGTAAAGTTGTAAATTTTTTTGCATTTTCTGGAGTTAATTCTAAGTCATTTTCATAGGCATAAATAGTTTTATGTTCAGCCCCATGATATTCAAATACTCTTTTTATATCATCTGAAAATGAAATTCCCCAAATATAAAGTAAAAAGAATACAAGTCTCAATATTCCTTCACATAAATTTACATATCCTTTATTTTCTTGAAATAAAAAACTACTTATTATTGAAGGTAAAACTATAAAAAGTCCTATACCTAAAGCTAATGAAAGAGATGTTGTTAATACTGCCTCCTTGTTTGTTAATTGTTCTTCTTCATTTTCTTCACTTTGATTTGCTGAAAATGTTAATTCTTTCATTCCTATTACAAGAGAATCAAATAAAGTTACCACTCCTCTTACAAATGGAATTTCTGATAATTTTTTTCTTTTTAATGATAAATTTGTTCTTTTATATACAATTTCACCATTAGGTCTTCTAACAGCAGTAGCTATTAAAGAACCATTTCTCATCATAACTCCTTCTATTACAGCTTGACCTCCTACATTTCTGCATCTATTATTCATAAATTCTCCTATTCTATCTCACTATCTTCAGTATTTTTTATTATAACAAAAGTTAAATCATCTACTTGTTGATATCCTTTTCTAAAATTATTAATAGCATCTAATATCATATCTTTAATTTGACATGGAGTTTTATCCTTACTTTTATAAATAACTTCTTTTAATCTTTCTATCCCAAATAATTCTTTCTCATGATTTTCTGTCTCAGTTATTCCATCAGTATAATATACTACTATATCCCCTTTATCTAATTTTAATTCTTTTTGACAATATCTATAATCATCTAAAAATCCTATAGCTACACCTTTTGTTGTATGTAATTGTATCTCATCATTTTTTGCCTTATATACAACTAATGGATTATGACCTGCATTAGAATATGTTAAAATTTTTGTTTTATAATTAAAATTACTATGTAACATTGTTATAAACATATCTTCTGTTATATCAGGATATATTATTTTATTAAGAATTTTCAAAGTATTAGCTGGAGTTAGTTTTTGTATTTCTAAGGTTTTCATAATCGAACGACCTAAAGCCATTAAAAATGCAGCTGGTACTCCTTTTCCACTAACATCAGCTATAGTGATAGAAAAATTCTCATCATCTATCACAGAATAATCATAATAATCTCCTCCTATTTCTTTAGCAGGATTAAAATATTTTTCAATTTGAAGTCCATAAATATTAGATACATTTTGAGGAAGTATTTTTTCTTGAATTTTAGCTGCTACTTCTAATTCTTGAGAAATTCTTTCTTTTACTCTTAAATCAGCATACATTTTAGCATTATTTATAGCTATAGCCACTTGAATAGCTAAAGCTGATATTGTTTCTTCATCATTTGTAGTAAATTTATCTTTATCCTCTACTATGTATATTACTCCAAATTCTTTCTCTTTTATTAAAAGTGGAGAAACTATTATTATTTCCTCTTCTTTTATTGGAAATTCTTTTTTTAATTCCTCATAAACTCTTTTATAATCTCTATAAGTAAATTCTTTTAAAGTTACTTCTGGAAAAGAAACTTCCCCTTTAAATCCTATATCCCCTCTTACTTTTTTATTAACTAGTTTCCCTTCTTCCCACAAATAAAGAGATATTTTTTTAGCTCCTGTCAATACAAAATAAGCATCCAAAATAATATTTATAATGTGGTCTAAATCCATTATTGATAAAACGGTTCTTGAAAGAGCATTTATATTTGATAAAGATGTAACTTTTTCTTCTAAACTTTGATTAGAATATTCTAATTTTTTTGATTTTTCCAACAAAGTATTATATGTTACCTCTAATTCTTTTCTATATTCTCTTAATTCAAATATAGAATTATCTAATTCTAAATCTTGTTTTATTATTTTATGTAAAGTTTCCATGTATTCTTCTTTTAAACCAGCTGGAATTTTATCATATATTTTTTTTTCATTTAAACTTTTTAAAATTTTTTCTATTGTATTTATATTTGTTTTTTCTTGGATTTTTAAAAATATTATAAATGTTATTATTAAAATTAATATTATAAAATATATTAGCATATCCCCCCCAAGTCTACTACATACTAAACTTACTCTATTTTATATTATATCAAAAAAATAAATTTTTGTATTATTTTTTTATTTTTTCAAGTAATTCTATAGCAATTTTTTCAGGTAATATATCTTTTAATTCATTTAAAGTCGCTTCTTTTATTTTCTTTACACTTCCAAACTTCTTTAAAAGTTTTTCTTTTCTTATTTCTCCTATTCCTTTTATATCATCTAATTCACTTTTTAAAACTCTTTTACTTCTTAATTTTCTATGATAAGTTATCCCAAATCTATGAGTTTCATCTCTCACCCTTATTAAAATTTTTAAAGCTTCATCTGAATGAGAAAATCTGTAAGGAATATCTTCTCCATATTTATAAATTAACTCTTCTTTTTTGGCAATACTTAATAAATCAGATATTCCATTTCTACCTATTTCTTCTAATATTTTTCCAGCAGCATTTATCTGTCCAAGTCCTCCATCTATTAAAATTATATCTGGAAATTTTTCTGGTTCTAATTTTGAATATCTTCTTGTTATTACTTCTCTCATCATTTGGAAATCGTCAGGAGTATCTTTACATTCTATTTTAAATTTCCTATAATCTTTTTTTGAGGCTTTTCCCTCTACAGCTACAGCCATTGAAGCTACAGCATCCTTTCCTTGAATATTAGAAATATCAAAACATTCTATTTTTCTAGGATAATTTTTTAGATTTAACTCTTTATAAAGTTTTTCCATTCCCTCTTCTATTACAGTCTTTTTATTATAATAATCTATAATATCTTTATTTATATTTAAAAGAGCCATATCTAATAATTTTTTTCTTCTTCCATCTATTTTAGGATAATATGTATGTACAACTTCATGTTTATTTAATTTTAACCACTCTTTTATAAGTTCATCACTTTCAATATATTCAGCTTGAAAAATTATATTTTTAGGAATTGGATGTTTTGAATAAAATTCTCTAACTACCTCTTGAAAAATATCTCCATAAATTTTATCCTTCAATTTTATAGTACTTGAAGTTTTTCCTAAAATTTTACCTTCTCTCATATTTAGCACACATAAAAATAACAAATCTCCATCTATTATAATTGAAAAAACATCTTCATCTATCCCTTTTCCATATTCAGTAACTTGATTATTTATTACATTTTTTATTTCATTACTTTGATTTCTATAAAAAATAGCTTCCTCAAACATCATTTTTTCCGAAGCATTCTTCATTTTTTCTTGAAGAAGTTTTAAAACTATTTCTCCATGTCCTTTTAAAATTTTTATAATATTTTCTACATTTTCCTTATATTTTTCTTCAATATCTTTATATTTACAAGGTCCATCACACATTTTCATATAATATTTTAAACAAGGTCTTTGTGATATTTTATTCATATCTTTATTACAATCTCTAATTTTAAAAAGTTTTACTAAAATTTTTTTTAAATTCCAAGCTCCTTGAGGATAAGGTCCAAAATATTCTCCACTTTTTGTATCTAAAGCCCTTGTACTTCTTACTATACTTATTTTAGGAAATTTCTCTTTAGAAATTTTTATATATGGATAAGTTTTTTCATCTTTTAATAATATATTATATTTTGGTGAATATCTTTTTATAAGATTATTTTCTAAAACAAAAGCATCTATTTCAC from the Fusobacterium perfoetens ATCC 29250 genome contains:
- a CDS encoding DUF1385 domain-containing protein: MNNRCRNVGGQAVIEGVMMRNGSLIATAVRRPNGEIVYKRTNLSLKRKKLSEIPFVRGVVTLFDSLVIGMKELTFSANQSEENEEEQLTNKEAVLTTSLSLALGIGLFIVLPSIISSFLFQENKGYVNLCEGILRLVFFLLYIWGISFSDDIKRVFEYHGAEHKTIYAYENDLELTPENAKKFTTLHPRCGTSFLLTVMLIAIIVFSSIDYILPTPETLYMKILLRVFLRILLMPLIAGLSYEFQRFSSKHLDNFFIRMLAMPGMALQKITTKEPSVEQLEVAIVAMKISLGQEVENAIEIDK
- a CDS encoding PP2C family protein-serine/threonine phosphatase, whose amino-acid sequence is MLIYFIILILIITFIIFLKIQEKTNINTIEKILKSLNEKKIYDKIPAGLKEEYMETLHKIIKQDLELDNSIFELREYRKELEVTYNTLLEKSKKLEYSNQSLEEKVTSLSNINALSRTVLSIMDLDHIINIILDAYFVLTGAKKISLYLWEEGKLVNKKVRGDIGFKGEVSFPEVTLKEFTYRDYKRVYEELKKEFPIKEEEIIIVSPLLIKEKEFGVIYIVEDKDKFTTNDEETISALAIQVAIAINNAKMYADLRVKERISQELEVAAKIQEKILPQNVSNIYGLQIEKYFNPAKEIGGDYYDYSVIDDENFSITIADVSGKGVPAAFLMALGRSIMKTLEIQKLTPANTLKILNKIIYPDITEDMFITMLHSNFNYKTKILTYSNAGHNPLVVYKAKNDEIQLHTTKGVAIGFLDDYRYCQKELKLDKGDIVVYYTDGITETENHEKELFGIERLKEVIYKSKDKTPCQIKDMILDAINNFRKGYQQVDDLTFVIIKNTEDSEIE
- the uvrC gene encoding excinuclease ABC subunit UvrC gives rise to the protein MDIKKYIIPENPGVYLMKKNNEVIYVGKAKNLKRRVYSYFFREHEDEKTRNLVKNIEDIETIICNSEIDAFVLENNLIKRYSPKYNILLKDEKTYPYIKISKEKFPKISIVRSTRALDTKSGEYFGPYPQGAWNLKKILVKLFKIRDCNKDMNKISQRPCLKYYMKMCDGPCKYKDIEEKYKENVENIIKILKGHGEIVLKLLQEKMKNASEKMMFEEAIFYRNQSNEIKNVINNQVTEYGKGIDEDVFSIIIDGDLLFLCVLNMREGKILGKTSSTIKLKDKIYGDIFQEVVREFYSKHPIPKNIIFQAEYIESDELIKEWLKLNKHEVVHTYYPKIDGRRKKLLDMALLNINKDIIDYYNKKTVIEEGMEKLYKELNLKNYPRKIECFDISNIQGKDAVASMAVAVEGKASKKDYRKFKIECKDTPDDFQMMREVITRRYSKLEPEKFPDIILIDGGLGQINAAGKILEEIGRNGISDLLSIAKKEELIYKYGEDIPYRFSHSDEALKILIRVRDETHRFGITYHRKLRSKRVLKSELDDIKGIGEIRKEKLLKKFGSVKKIKEATLNELKDILPEKIAIELLEKIKK